A single genomic interval of Helianthus annuus cultivar XRQ/B chromosome 6, HanXRQr2.0-SUNRISE, whole genome shotgun sequence harbors:
- the LOC110944589 gene encoding uncharacterized protein LOC110944589, which translates to MTCKPSIYNGEVDLIACQRWLSDIKGVFEWTHGDPSDFVAYGTGQLRGQAKDWLDNLRNEKRVEATWAITWEDFKTLFLKHQSPKAEREIELKKQIERGERRAFVANLSPTNKQNVAEPSKKENVKGGSSSYKTCDRAHRGECYFKNKPRVVCGKMGHAASNCPGKVSVCYKCYQPGHKKSECPELVGRKDTAYIKAEVPRSQARSFQVTAAEAKNEPHVVTGTFTVNLIPAHVLFDMGVNKSFVSHEFVQHQSFILTKLPMPLEVEVGEFQVVVGMDWLSRYHANVICFRKEIQVTSPSERHVIIYGEKSCNPIVCSMIEVRKLIQPGCRAYLTYVRGPEKESPKVEDVPAIREFEDVFPEDLPGIPPEREVEFRIELIPGAKPVAKAPYRLAPSELEELISQLQDLLDKGFI; encoded by the exons ATGACGTGTAAACCCTCGATTTACAACGGTGAAGTAGATCTAATCGCTTGCCAAAGATGGTTAAGTGATATTAAAGGTGTATTTGAATGGACTCACGGTGATCCGAGTGATTTTGTGGCCTATGGAACCGGCCAGCTAAGAGGTCAAGCAAAAGATTGGTTGGATAACCTCAGGAATGAAAAAAGGGTTGAAGCTACATGGGCTATAACTTGGGAGGATTTCAAAACACTATTCCTCAAACATCAGAGTCCCAAAGCG GAGCGCGAGATAGAGTTGAAGAAACAGATTGAAAGGGGAGAAAGGAGAGCATTTGTTGCTAACCTGAGCCCTACAAATAAACAAAATGTAGCTGAGCCTTCAAAGAAAGAAAATGTGAAAGGGGGTTCTTCGAGTTATAAAACATGTGACCGTGCCCATCGTGGCGAATGTTATTTTAAAAACAAGCCGCGTGTTGTATGCGGAAAGATGGGGCATGCGGCTTCAAATTGCCCCGGTAAAGTATCGGTGTGCTACAAATGTTACCAACCGGGTCACAAGAAGTCTGAATGCCCGGAATTGGTAGGAAGGAAAGATACAGCCTACATAAAGGCGGAAGTCCCAAGGTCGCAGGCAAGATCTTTCCAAGTAACTGCAGCCGAGGCAAAGAATGAACCCCATGTGGTCACAGGTACTTTTACCGTAAATCTAATTCCTGCTCATGTTTTATTTGATATGGGTGTGAACAAATCTTTTGTTTCACACGAGTTTGTTCAACACCAATCATTCATATTAACAAAGTTACCCATGCCTTTAGAGGTAGAAGTAG GGGAATTCCAAGTGGtggttgggatggattggttgtcccgcTACCACGCCAATGTGATATGTTTCCGTAAGGAGATACAAGTAACATCTCCAAGCGAAAGGCATGTCATCATCTATGGGGAAAAGAGTTGCAACCCCATAGTGTGCTCAATGATCGAAGTCCGTAAGCTCATTCAACCTGGGTGTAGAGCATATTTGACTTACGTACGTGGTCCGGAGAAAGAGTCGCCAAAGGTTGAAGACGTACCTGCCATACGAGAGTTTGAAGATGTATTCCCGGAGGATTTACCAGGAATACCACCCGAACGTGAGGTAGAGTTTAGGATCGAACTAATCCCAGGTGCGAAACcggtggctaaggcaccctatagattAGCTCCATCGGAACTTGAAGAGCTAATATCTCAGTTACAAGATTTGCTTGATAAGGGATTTATTTGA